One region of Zingiber officinale cultivar Zhangliang chromosome 7B, Zo_v1.1, whole genome shotgun sequence genomic DNA includes:
- the LOC122006527 gene encoding UV-B-induced protein At3g17800, chloroplastic-like, giving the protein MEATASLRSPQILYRTRRFGPRYSIFGVHRMGFLSFESKPHLGFKGHIPIQLSNYGPQRLGARRSIVRASSSSFMEDSSRIAPLQLESPVGQFLSQILVNHPHLLPAAVEQQLEQLQTNREAEMNKEEPAPSGTDIVLYRRIAEVKANDRERTLEEILYTLVIQKFVEADVSLVPAISQSDPSGRVDQWSSQDEKLEKLHSSEAYEMIKNHLALILGQRLGDSNSVAPISKLKVGQVYAASVMYGYFLKRVDQRFQLEKSMKILPWGSEEEESAIKQAILDESRPSAPIELTHPEASSWSSSSFNHDGFGNGMKSRRLRSYVMSFDSDTLQRYATIRSTEAFNIIDKHNEALFGRPEIVFTPEGTIDSSKDELIKISFAGLRRLILEAVTFGSFLWDVESYVDSRYHFVTN; this is encoded by the exons ATGGAAGCGACAGCGAGCCTTCGATCTCCGCAGATCCTCTACAGAACTCGCCGATTTGGTCCGAGATACTCCATCTTCGGCGTCCATCGGATGGGTTTCCTCTCTTTCGAGTCCAAACCCCATCTCGGATTCAAG GGCCATATTCCGATCCAACTGTCGAACTATGGGCCACAACGATTAGGTGCACGGAGGAGTATTGTCAGGGCATCATCGTCTTCTTTCATGGAGGATTCATCGCGAATTGCACCTCTCCAACTGGAGTCTCCGGTTGGGCAATTCCTATCTCAGATCCTTGTCAACCATCCTCATCTCTTACCTGCTGCCGTCGAGCAGCAACTTGAGCAACTCCAGACCAATCGTGAGGCTGAGATGAACAAGGAGGAGCCTGCTCCTTCGGGGACCGATATTGTTTTGTACAG gaGAATTGCTGAGGTCAAAGCTAATGATAGGGAAAGGACTCTTGAAGAGATATTATACACATTAGTTATCCAAAAGTTTGTTGAAGCTGATGTTTCCTTGGTTCCTGCGATATCGCAATCAGACCCTTCTGGCAGGGTTGACCAGTGGTCATCACAGGATGAAAAACTTGAAAAGCTACATTCTTCCGAAGCTTATGAAATGATTAAGAATCACTTAGCTCTTATACTGGGGCAGCGATTGGGTGACTCCAACTCTGTGGCGCCTATTAGCAAGCTTAAAGTTGGCCAAGTTTATGCTGCTTCTGTCATGTATGGCTACTTCCTCAAGAGAGTGGACCAAAGGTTCCAACTAGAGAAATCAATGAAGATTCTCCCTTGGGGTTCAGAGGAAGAGGAGAGTGCTATTAAACAAGCAATACTGGATGAGTCCAGACCATCTGCCCCAATAGAATTAACACATCCTGAGGCGTCGTCATGGTCTTCATCAAGCTTTAACCACGATGGGTTTGGGAATGGAATGAAATCCCGTCGTTTGcggtcatatgtcatgtcatttgATTCTGATACTCTTCAAAGATATGCTACAATTAGATCGACCGAAGCCTTTAACATTATTGATAAGCATAATGAGGCTCTATTTGGGAGGCCTGAGATTGTCTTCACACCAGAAGGAACTATTGATTCTTCAAAGGATGAGCTCATCAAGATCAGTTTTGCAGGTTTGAGGAGGCTTATCTTGGAGGCTGTCACTTTTGGTTCTTTCCTTTGGGATGTTGAAAGCTATGTAGATTCTAGGTATCATTTCGTGACTAACTAG
- the LOC122004619 gene encoding uncharacterized protein LOC122004619 gives MSSSHEGEVSLDLSLQIGPPTTDDLALSDISMFQRPREAHQITSPSNIVCLVNPYFRPSPMQLPAWSINHHRRHDHHLELQVQNYRNAMVRSRLMAFEYPTMKQSARAPRMRWTSSLHAHFVNAVHLLGGHEKATPKSILELMDVKGLTLAHVKSHLQMYRALNSSDKPTASTGSSFNSVQTLRIVVDQMAQILFRVMVRKGKIQAWNSPWEDQAGNPHCSGTRLK, from the exons ATGTCGTCGTCCCATGAAGGAGAAGTTTCTCTTGATCTCTCCCTTCAAATTGGCCCTCCAACCACTGATGATCTCGCTCTCTCCGACATAAGCATGTTTCAGAGGCCTCGAGAAGCACACCAGATCACTTCTCCCAGCAATATTGTATGCCTGGTGAACCCCTACTTCCGCCCATCGCCGATGCAGCTGCCGGCGTGGAGCATAAACCACCACCGCCGGCATGATCACCATCTCGAACTTCAGGTGCAGAATTACCGAAACGCCATGGTGAGATCGAGACTCATGGCGTTCGAGTATCCGACAATGAAGCAGAGCGCGAGAGCACCGAGGATGCGATGGACCAGCAGCCTTCATGCGCACTTTGTCAATGCTGTTCACCTCCTCGGCGGCCATGAGA AAGCTACGCCAAAGTCAATTTTAGAGCTGATGGATGTGAAAGGTCTCACTCTTGCCCATGTCAAGAGCCACTTACAG ATGTATAGAGCTCTTAACTCTAGCGACAAACCTACAGCTTCAACAG GATCCAGCTTCAATTCAGTTCAGACTCTGAG GATCGTTGTAGATCAAATGGCTCAAATTCTTTTTCGTGTGATGGTCAGGAAAGGAAAGATTCAAGCTTGGAATTCACCTTGGGAAGATCAGGCTGGCAATCCACATTGTAGTGGAACAAGATTGAAGTAA
- the LOC122006528 gene encoding omega-amidase, chloroplastic-like, giving the protein MRGLIAIRPSAALLSADLFHLAYRRHLPLLGRRSPIVPLRTPNSGGRQLATISAMASASKAEDARVPPALQLALPPVSKFKIALCQLSVTPDKDRNIAHARKAIEEAASKGAQLVLLPEIWNSPYSNDSFPVYAEDIEAGGDAAPSFTMLSDVARSLQITIVGGSIPERSGGHLYNTCCILGTDGKLKGKHRKIHLFDIDIPGKITFKESKTLTAGEHPTIVDTDVGRIGVGICYDIRFQELAMLYAARGAHLICYPGAFNMTTGPLHWELLQRARAVDNQLFVATCSPARDTGAGYTAWGHSTLVGPFGEVIATTEHEETTIVEEIDYSLIELRRSNLPMGSQRRGDLYQLVDVQRLKSQ; this is encoded by the exons ATGAGAGGGCTCATCGCAATCCGTCCCTCGGCCGCTCTTCTCTCCGCCGATCTTTTCCATCTTGCTTACCGCCGCCACCTCCCCCTCCTCGGTCGCCGGAGTCCTATTGTACCGTTACGGACGCCGAATTCTGGTGGCCGCCAACTTGCCACGATCTCCGCCATGGCTTCCGCCTCCAAGGCCGAGGATGCTAGGGTCCCGCCCGCACTCCAGCTCGCGCTTCCGCCCGTCTCCAAG TTTAAGATCGCGCTCTGCCAGTTGTCTGTGACGCCGGACAAGGATAGGAACATTGCGCATGCTCGGAAAGCGATCGAGGAGGCTGCCAGCAAGGGGGCACAGCTTGTTCTGTTGCCA GAAATATGGAATAGTCCATATTCAAATGATAGTTTTCCAGTTTATGCTGAAGATATTGAAGCTGGTGGTGACGCAGCTCCATCTTTTACAATGCTTTCTGATGTTGCTCGCAGTCTGCAAATTACTATAGTTGGCGGTTCAATTCCAGAACGCTCTGGTGGTCATTTGTACAATACATGCTGCATATTGGGCACCGATGGGAAGCTCAAGGGTAAACATAGGAAG ATACATCTGTTTGACATTGATATTCCGGGGAAGATCACATTCAAGGAGTCAAAGACGCTCACTGCAGGGGAGCACCCTACTATTGTGGACACAG ATGTTGGACGAATTGGTGTTGGTATTTGCTATGACATTCGATTTCAGGAGCTAGCCATGTTGTATGCAGCAAGAG GTGCTCATTTGATATGCTACCCTGGGGCATTTAACATGACCACTGGTCCCTTGCACTGGGAGTTGCTTCAAAGGGCAAG GGCTGTTGATAATCAG TTATTTGTAGCAACTTGTTCTCCTGCTCGGGACACTGGCGCTGGCTACACTGCATGGGGTCATTCCACACTAGTTGGACCT TTTGGAGAAGTGATAGCAACTACAGAGCACGAGGAGACAACGATCGTGGAAGAGATCGATTATTCTCTAATTGAGCTGAGAAG GTCTAACCTTCCCATGGGGAGCCAAAGGCGCGGCGATCTGTATCAACTGGTGGATGTGCAGAGGCTGAAGTCGCAGTAG